taaatattttttggaaagttttattagtttaaattttcatatagtACAGGGAAGAACAATGAATGAGATTTAAGTTAAAGCATGCCATGATTGCATGTTGATTTAGGGggattattttatgttttctttaattagtcaaaagattttcaaatgaaGTAAAGCATAAAggctaattataattagaaaactaataattgtctttttttctataaaaaaaaaaccctaatttcaaatttcaaaacgaATAAGCCTTTAATTTGTAGGCTAATAGGattcaaaagatattttttagtgAAAACATTGATTTCCACACATTTTAGGATATCTATAcatttaattgacaaaaaaaaaaaaaaaaactcaaaatagttttaaggaaatgaaaatatgattaCATATTagctaaagaaaaaaaaaataataaatcaagtaaaaaataatagagaggttctaaaaataaaaaatttgaaaagagtgcataatatatatatttttttttaaattatggatTATCtcaattcatttaaaataaaattggatcTAAAAATGATGTTTCCATTCCAAAATATATAACGAGTGTTATATACAAGATGAGTAAAAGGAACGACTCACTAAGATAGAAGTAGAAGAGCGAGGGTTGAGATCAAAAGTTttccaaattcttttgaaaaaagacATGTTTGGTTCAGTAGATACACCAGAACATCTTCACCTCACCGAATAAACACATCTAACAATCCATAATAGGGCTAAAGGTAAGCCCAAAACAAGGCATAGGAAAAATAGTTCTTACAAAAAGCATGAAGATTAATGGCAATGGTAGTAGATGATTGTAGTTTTTGTGAAACCAACAATTAGTAAGAGTGCAACCATCTTTCCAAAGATTAGCAGAGTTTTTGTTGACATCAACCCTAGAAGTACgattgtttatttctttccataGGGTCCATAAGGTGTTAaagatgattttatttttgtggcTAGGAAGTTAACTTcttaatcatatatataggTCTTTGGATATCCTCTCTGCTAGTCTGCCAAATGAGTTTTGTTGTTCTACGATCCTCCCAAAATGAAACTTAATTCTAATCTATTGTATATCTTTCTAGTTATAATGGatctcataattaattaatatgaaattcaaattttcctcAAAAGAAATGACTTGCTTCAACGTTTTTCTCACTAAAAATGGATATATTCATTCATATATGAATGAATGATAATAGATATCATTGAATCaataaatatgatgtaaatctAGAAAAAGATGGACAAGGGATTCAATAAATGATGGTAAtcatttgaataaatattcaTTATCTATCGATGAAACTTGTCAAgactaaaaatgtatatatatagtttggtAAGCTTCTAGACTAATATATTGAGTTAGAAGGGTTGATAGGGAATCTCAAATGATTACACCCTTCACTTTTATATGGTTagaatgaaattttagttcaaattatGGTTGAATCTACCACTTTGAATGATTAACTACGAGACATTGCTAATTGCTATAGGTTAGGGAGCAACGTATATTTGAAACCtaaattttatgattatgaatcAAAAGTTTGGAAGAATGAACTATAGAGATCTCTCTAAtacaaatttattcttttcaatgaattactatattatattatttatgccacatataatatatatgattatatgTCGTTCATAATTTTTAGGTCATTCAAATGAATTATACCATTGACCTTTTTGTTAATTTccaagagaaaacaaaaaaaattcattttgttgGTTAAGAAGGCCAATAAGCAAAAGGGCAGATGATGAGTTCCATCAAAACATTGCAAATGAACACTTTATATCTATACCTAACAATAACCTATCCCTTTGAAAACAAGGCACCCTAAGCCTTAACCCTCACATTTATCTCTCACACCCAccctttcaaaaaaattacttaTCATTTACCCTTCTTTTCTAATCATTTATTACACTAAATAACCTACCAATATTCAAACTATCATTATCATTTACGTTAAAGCTGTCAAAGCTATCAACGTAGCTTAACTTAACTGACATATATAGttatagtgtttttttttttttgcgtaCTAAGTTTGTATAACAATTAAATGGTAGAAAGATTCAGATTACAGACCTCTGTCGGATGTCAGTTGAGTCAAGTTGAGTCAAATTCTTGTTGACATGTAGTTTGTGTTCGCAACAGAAAAAACTATGcagtttaaattttcatacttCAAAGTATACGTTAGTAattgatagaaaaaatatttttatagtcGTACTAAGagttagttttcattttgtttttaaagaaaattaatttcacaTAGAACTAACttgaaaagttaaagaaaaaataggactaattaattgtttttggcTTAAAACTATTCTTCTCAATCTTTATAACACAATCACATTTTTCTTACTAATTAACTTCTTACTATACACATGAACTTAATTCtatcacaaaattttcttcatacATTTTCCTCACTAATCTCTCTCAATCAGCACTCTctcacttattttatttattattattctttaatacaaacttatttttatttatttaataaaaaagtaacCCATAACTTTACTATTGGTtccataaactaaaatatctcgtactaatgaaaatattattgtattcACTCATATAACAATAACCATCTTTAGAACTTTGATCGTAGTTGCAACAATTAATTGACTGCATATTAAATCAttcatatgaaaaaaagaaaaagaaaatactaccGATATGTACTATATCGTCTATCTCTTTGAGCTATAGTTCAAtgtttgaataaaagaattgaCAAGTTTTGAGGGGGTCGTGACCCTCACTCCTTATTTGATCCAAAACGTCCATTAGAGCCACATAACTAAATAACATAGATTTGATGTGTTATTAAGTCCACAAATCTACATCTTACTCGAAACATCCCGTTAGATATTTAAATCAAGGTTCCCACTAGTTGCACTAGTTGTATTGAAGAAGAtgtacaaataaataaaacaaaaaagtcatACTCAGGTGTGAGTAcgtcacacacacacaccaacAAAGTTACCATTATTTAACAAAGACCATTTCTTCCaaggaagaaactaaaaagCAAAGCCATTGTAAGATATGTAGTAGTTGAACACTCCTCATCCCCATTCCTTCTTCCAATGGAAACATCTCATCTAACACCAAATCCCATTTCCCCTTTTTTCTATAAACAACAACACAGCCGATCACCTGTTCGATCAATTGCTGCCCACaagcaaaaaaaatccaaatgaaTTATCCAATAACTCTCTCAAACACCCGCttaatcttcttcaaatgtACTCGATGGCAACTAGAAGAAACCTTAGACAAATTCTCCTGCCCATTCCATTACTACTGCGACACCATTTACCCTGGCGATTACCCTCCTGCCATTGATTTACTCGTCCTTATCTTCACAGCAACCACTTACCTCTCCACCCTTTTGTTCATGCTACTCGACATGTCGTCAAATCGTGGGAAATTCTGTTTTGATCAACCCAAGAAGTTCCTTTTACCATCTGGGCCATTTTCACTTCCGGTTTTCTTATTTGTATTAGCTAAAGGCCATCGCATCAACACCCTTTTCCCTCTATTCCTAATGGGTCCtccaattcttcaattaatttacaTCTCTGCTCTCACATTCGACAATGGAGCTGATAAAGATATTAAGTATGTGTTCTTTGAAGCTTCAACAATGTCGGGGATTCTTCATGCTAGCTTGAATTTAGACTTTGTGATTCTGCCTTATTACACAGGTTTGGATGCTTTGATCGGGAGTAACTTTTCTGGGGAATGCACATCATGTGTTTGTAGAAATGCCCCACTAGTAGTTGGAGGTAGATTTGTGTCTTATAGAGGTTGGTCGAGTACTACGTTTGTGATTGTTTGTGTTTTGTGTATGAGGATTGTGAGTCGGGTGGCAGGGAATGAGGTGGTGAGGAAAGTTGTGGCGTTGAAATGGTTGTTggaagggttgggttgggttctGATTACATGggattgtgtttatttgagtGCAAATTTGGGAGCGGAGAGAAGGGAATTGCAAGGGGTTGTTTATGGTTGTGTGTTTGGTTTGGTATTCATTCATGTGATCAAATTGTTGAGGAGGTGGCAACTGATGTATTGTATAAGGAACTATGATCAATTGGATAAAGTGTAAATACATTGGtgggttttcttttgtttgtatatAAGGAGaatgttattgttttggttGCTTTGTGAAGTTGTTGAAGCTCTCCTTGCTGTTTTCTAAATTCATTAAAACAAagtcttcctctttttttaatttcatcattcGAATTTATTCCAATTCTATCTTTAGTTACACGAACAACTAGTTTCTAGTACGATTttctttgagtaatattaCTAATTATGATTGAACAATTTTATAGACttgattatataaataatactcTTAACtttgtactaaaaatattccgagattttaaaagtttctaTTAAGATACTTGAACTCGTAAAAGAATcctaaaaatacttttattgtAATATAGGTAAACAAAGaaagtacattttttttaaatgtattttaagCATGAATATATGGCTTAAGGTTtccaaaaataagttttataaaatgtcaTTACCGTTAGCATAAggatcaaaatattttcactgCTTTACACCTCACCACCTCCGTCgctctttaaataaatattcaagaTTCTCGACAGAagcaaccaaaataaaaataaatgagtgtTTATTTcgagaataataaaaagaaaaaggtaaaaaaaaatagtaaatttaaccaaatatttactaaaataagattttgctataaatagtttatatttttttattagaaatattttttaaaatagtaaaatattttttaaaatagtaaaataaattaaaatatttagttatactaaaattttgaattctatctaTAGTTAGATACAtattatgaatataaaaaatatgacaagtaattagtgatgatatatgattattaaagaattattaaaaaattatcgatttttaaaagatgaatgttgattagtaaagagagagaaaaaccctaaaacccgAATGAAATGAATCCAACTAATAACATATTTCTTCCAATTGCTTCTCTTCTTGATTCATTTCTCCAACTTCCATTGAATTTCTTAATCCTCCATTGTCTAATGCCAATCCAATGCGCCATGGAAGAACAAGAACTTGCTTCCTTTCCATAGAATCACATTCAAGAACAGCTTCAACTCTCTCTCACTTATCCCATCTCCTCCTCCTCGCTTCCATTACCAAAACCCTTTCTGAATCAGGTACTCGAACTCTCCAACACCATTCTCTTCCAATATCACATCCTCTCCTCCTCCAAATCCTCCATTCCCGATCTCTTAATCCCTCCCACAAGCTCGATTTCTTCAAATGGTGTTCTCTCGCCCCCAATTTCAACCATTCTCCTTCCACATATTCCCAAATCTTCCATATCCTCTGCCGCTCTGGCTACCTCCATGAGGTTCCCCCTTTACTCGACTCAATGAAACGAGACGGTGTCTCTGTTGATTCTCACACTTTCAAGGTTCTTCTCGACGCGTTTATCAGGTCTGGTAAATATGATGCTGCCCTTGAAATTTTAGACCATATGGAAGATTTGGGAACTAGCTTGGAACTTAACACCTACAACTCTGTTCTTGTCGCTCTACTAAGGAAAAACCAGGTGGGTTTGGCTttgtctattttctttaagctGCTTGATGGGTTTAATAATGGTGGGCAAGTTGACTCTGCTGCTActacttttcatttcttgCCCAATTCACTTGCTTGTAATGAATTGTTGGTTGCTCTTAGGAAATTAGACATGAGGGTTGAGTTCAAAAAGGTTTTTGACAAGCTTAGAGCAATTGAATCCTTTGAGTTTAGTGTATATggttataatatatgtatttatgcTTTTGGATGTTGGGGATATCTGGATACTGCTCTTTCCCTGTTTaaagaaatgaaggaaaagAGTTTAGTTTCGGAGTCGTTCAGTCCAGATTTGTGTACATATAACAGCATTATTCATGTGCTCTGTTTGGTAGGGAAGGTTAAGGATGCACTTATTGTGTGGGAGGAACTGAAAGGGTCAGGTCATGAGCCTGATGCCTTTACTTATCGTATCATAATTCAGGGTTGCTGTAAGTCTTGCCGAATGGACGATGCAACTATGATTTTTAATGAAATGGAGTACAATGGATTGATCCCAGATACTATTGTGTATAATTCTCTCCTCAACGGGCTATTTAAGGCTCGGAAAGTTACTGAAGCATGTCAACTTTTTGATAAAATGGTGCAAGAAGATGTAAGAGCTTCTCCTTGGACATACAATATTCTAATTGATGGATTGTTTAGGAATGGAAGAGCTGAGGCTGGCTACACTTTGTTCTgtgatttgaagaaaaagggtCAAATTGTGGATGCTGTTACTTACAGCATCATTATATTGCAGCTGTGTAAAGAGAGATTGCTTGAGGAAGCACTACAATTGGTTGAAGAAATGGAAGCAAGAGGCTTTGTTGTTGATCTTATTACTATAACATCTCTTTTAATTGCAATGCACAAGCAAGGCCAGTGGGATGGGTTAGAGAGGCTGATGAAGCATATTAGAGAAGGTGATTTAGTCCCCAATGTTCTCAAATGGAAAATTAACATGGAATATTCAATCAAAtatcagaaaaataaaaggaaagactTCTCATCTCTGTTCTCTCCAAAGGAGGACTTGAGTGAGGTTATTAGTTCAAGAGCTTCTTCTGCTGCAAAAGTTAATATTGACAACAGTTTTGAAAACACAGAAGAAAGAGATATGGATAGTTGGTCGTCATCCCCATACGTAAATCGTTTGGCTAATCTTGCGAATTCTACCAGTGACATTTTGCAACCATTCTCTATAAGGCAGGGGCGACGAATCCAAGAAAAACAGGACAACTCATTCGATATCAATATGGTTAATAcatttttgtctatttttctTGCAAAGGGAAAATTGAACTTAGCATG
This DNA window, taken from Cucumis sativus cultivar 9930 chromosome 6, Cucumber_9930_V3, whole genome shotgun sequence, encodes the following:
- the LOC101214395 gene encoding pentatricopeptide repeat-containing protein At4g01570 isoform X2 is translated as MRHGRTRTCFLSIESHSRTASTLSHLSHLLLLASITKTLSESGTRTLQHHSLPISHPLLLQILHSRSLNPSHKLDFFKWCSLAPNFNHSPSTYSQIFHILCRSGYLHEVPPLLDSMKRDGVSVDSHTFKVLLDAFIRSGKYDAALEILDHMEDLGTSLELNTYNSVLVALLRKNQVKDALIVWEELKGSGHEPDAFTYRIIIQGCCKSCRMDDATMIFNEMEYNGLIPDTIVYNSLLNGLFKARKVTEACQLFDKMVQEDVRASPWTYNILIDGLFRNGRAEAGYTLFCDLKKKGQIVDAVTYSIIILQLCKERLLEEALQLVEEMEARGFVVDLITITSLLIAMHKQGQWDGLERLMKHIREGDLVPNVLKWKINMEYSIKYQKNKRKDFSSLFSPKEDLSEVISSRASSAAKVNIDNSFENTEERDMDSWSSSPYVNRLANLANSTSDILQPFSIRQGRRIQEKQDNSFDINMVNTFLSIFLAKGKLNLACKLFEIFSDMGVNPVKYTYNSMLSSFVKKGYFHQAWGIFNEMGENVCPADIATYNVIIQGLGKMGRADLASSVLEKLMEQGGYLDIVMYNTLINALGKAGRMDDVNKLFGQMRNSGINPDVVTFNTLIEVHSKAGRLKDAYKFLKMMLDSGCSPNHVTDTTLDFLGREMEKARYEKASIIRDKNSS
- the LOC101220906 gene encoding uncharacterized protein LOC101220906; this encodes MNYPITLSNTRLIFFKCTRWQLEETLDKFSCPFHYYCDTIYPGDYPPAIDLLVLIFTATTYLSTLLFMLLDMSSNRGKFCFDQPKKFLLPSGPFSLPVFLFVLAKGHRINTLFPLFLMGPPILQLIYISALTFDNGADKDIKYVFFEASTMSGILHASLNLDFVILPYYTGLDALIGSNFSGECTSCVCRNAPLVVGGRFVSYRGWSSTTFVIVCVLCMRIVSRVAGNEVVRKVVALKWLLEGLGWVLITWDCVYLSANLGAERRELQGVVYGCVFGLVFIHVIKLLRRWQLMYCIRNYDQLDKV
- the LOC101214395 gene encoding pentatricopeptide repeat-containing protein At4g01570 isoform X1, whose protein sequence is MRHGRTRTCFLSIESHSRTASTLSHLSHLLLLASITKTLSESGTRTLQHHSLPISHPLLLQILHSRSLNPSHKLDFFKWCSLAPNFNHSPSTYSQIFHILCRSGYLHEVPPLLDSMKRDGVSVDSHTFKVLLDAFIRSGKYDAALEILDHMEDLGTSLELNTYNSVLVALLRKNQVGLALSIFFKLLDGFNNGGQVDSAATTFHFLPNSLACNELLVALRKLDMRVEFKKVFDKLRAIESFEFSVYGYNICIYAFGCWGYLDTALSLFKEMKEKSLVSESFSPDLCTYNSIIHVLCLVGKVKDALIVWEELKGSGHEPDAFTYRIIIQGCCKSCRMDDATMIFNEMEYNGLIPDTIVYNSLLNGLFKARKVTEACQLFDKMVQEDVRASPWTYNILIDGLFRNGRAEAGYTLFCDLKKKGQIVDAVTYSIIILQLCKERLLEEALQLVEEMEARGFVVDLITITSLLIAMHKQGQWDGLERLMKHIREGDLVPNVLKWKINMEYSIKYQKNKRKDFSSLFSPKEDLSEVISSRASSAAKVNIDNSFENTEERDMDSWSSSPYVNRLANLANSTSDILQPFSIRQGRRIQEKQDNSFDINMVNTFLSIFLAKGKLNLACKLFEIFSDMGVNPVKYTYNSMLSSFVKKGYFHQAWGIFNEMGENVCPADIATYNVIIQGLGKMGRADLASSVLEKLMEQGGYLDIVMYNTLINALGKAGRMDDVNKLFGQMRNSGINPDVVTFNTLIEVHSKAGRLKDAYKFLKMMLDSGCSPNHVTDTTLDFLGREMEKARYEKASIIRDKNSS